One Antedon mediterranea chromosome 1, ecAntMedi1.1, whole genome shotgun sequence genomic window, GTGTCATGTGTGATTTTCGACTTGTAAGTTCAATATCTAGAAGTGGtctctataaatatataaaaacaataattctgAAAATAGTAATGTATCTTATTATTTTGCGATATAAACGTAACTATCTGTTGCCAACTTAATTGATACAAAGAAGAAACAAGAATCTGACGCGCGCGTACATAAAGTCAaccattatttatttgaatgtTGTGTGTAACTAACGATAACATGGACAGGTTATTAGTAGGCTTATTATGTCCCTTGATCTTAGCATTCTCGTCCTGCCCTCCCCCCCCCGTGCCATTTCTTCCCCTTTGAGCTAAATGATGgaatataaaaagtatttttatttattgtagaCACGTACAACATActcgttttattatttttataaagcCTAATTATTAAAGTTCACTACAACTAGTTACATAATCAGAACATCAATTACAGAGACACGATTCCACAATCATATCTGGAACCTCATCGACTACAAATCGGAAATTTTTATCCGAATAGATCATAGTCAATGGCTTTAATTTAGTTGGTGAACAGCACCGATTAACAGCCGACTCTTTACTTAAAAACCATGACAACTCTGAAACTGACGACGTCATCACCGGGCTGATCGGACATTCGCCTTTACAGTAGTTAGCGTTAAAAGAGGTCGGAGCTATAACCCAGTCCCAACCGAATTTTTTGAAGTCAATTTTCAGTTCTTGCATGCAGCACACACTGCTGTTGCCATGACATTTGAGCGTGCGTTTGTTGTGTGATCGGCCATGTCGACGTTGGTTGTTAAATTCCACAGACAACACGGGACTCTGTGGGCAAGAAAACAAACAACATGGCCTTAATTTTTGCTAATCTAAATTTTTACTGAATATAGACACTTCAAAATTACACGACGCGTTGTGCGCCAAACTCATGCTGTGACGTCGTCGCCAAAAATAAGACGAATTATAAAATACGCCTTGAAAACGCAATGAAGCTGTAAATATGCGCATGCACATTTTACGCTTGGTTTGCGCctacaataataaaacatttcgCAGGGAGGTGGAATAAGTGTTCCTAAGTTGTCATGGTTGGTTGAATATTACGTGTAAAGCCGTACAACACCAGGCCTATTTATTGAGTAGAATCTATTTGCTAATATTAAACATTGTATCAATAATAGAATAGTCTGGACAGAGAGTAGACACAAACTTTGACGTAACGCGTGCATTAAATTCTGATGAAAATGATACGGATTTTAGTACGCGCGCGTTAAAATAGTGATGAAAATGATACGCGCGTCAATGTTGTGTATTCTCATTGCGTCACTGACGATTATATATTACACTCACCCGCCTATCATTAACTGCAGTGACGATCACATCATTGCCTGAACTATCCTCAGCTTCTATTTCGATGTACTGATAGCCGGCGCCTCTATCCTTTATCCATTCTTTCACTAAATGTTTAACGTCAAGTTTTTGCCATTCCCCATCCGTAGTACTCAGTGAGATCGTCTTTTCTATgtacaatttctttttttgtggGGAGGTGGGTGTAGCGGGAATGATGTTATAAACGCTGAGACGCGTGACTGTGCGTTGGACGACCTCCGCTTCGTGCACGTAAACCCATAGATGAGCTGAAGCGATATCTTTGCCTTGTAAATCAACGTTGAAGCAAACCACGTCTGATGAGTTGATTTCTATGGGAGCTATGTGATAAGATATAATAATGcctatgttattttttttacattttaatacaaGACTATGAAAACGATTACCAAGCAACAGAGTATTTAACAACGTCAACGACGTTGTGATACCTTTGATCCACAAATACCCTATTTCACAATTTGGCGTAGTCGCAGAACCTATCACAACGCCAATTTGGCTGTTACTAATTCTGAGAGAAGACGATTGTAAAATTGCCGGCAGCTCTGTTATTTTGGTCGTCGCTTAACTACTAAACAAAcaggtttgaaaaaaaaaattaaaaaatatatctatAATACATGATGTGTGTGGATGGCAGCGTGAATAGGCATACTTtgacgcgcgcgttcaaatgCTGATAATAATGAATACGCGCGCGTCTACTTTGCGTCTTTCATATGTCACTGCAGACTATATAATAACTGAAACTGATACTTACGCTCTGTTGCCATGAttaatatacgttgtattgaTGCTGGTGCGTAAGAGTCGCTTGTATCTGGATCGTCTGCAAACATCCTTTCCTCTTGAATGTCTTGGAACTGCTGAAGGTGTTGTAACATTGGCGGATTCGTTGGAAGTGGTTTTGTAGTGAAGGTTGGTGGTTCAGTCATTCCAAGTTTTCTTAATATCGAAGCTTTAATCATTTCGATTTGTAAGTCTTTCCTTCGATCTATGTCACAATCGTCACAAGCAGTCGTGGCTGGTGTCGTTGCATTTTCATAATCAACTTCTGTAATAAGTTTTTCTTCGTCAGAACTCTCGTGTGTGTGATGCGGACATGCCATAAGCAAGGGAACGTTGATAACAACCAGTAGAAACATACATGATGGCAGCATTGTATTGTATAGCAGCGGCGTCGACTTCGACCTTGACTGTATGCAGTATACCCCTTGCTGTCTATTTTATAACCCTTGTCGCACCCATCGACCAATCACGAgtttaaatcaaatcaattaaCAGTCGGTGATTCTGGGTAGAAGTAAACTTTGTAAGTAGCTCATTGCAATGTAATTAATAAcgttttgtaatttaaatgattgttTACCTTTTCACCTTTACATGTTTCAAACATTAAGCAGCAATAGGTATGCATTTTTTCTACCAACATGGTGGTCTTGAAAACAGCACGGGAATCGAACTAAAGAACGAGCCCGCTCACTTGATTCCGACTACGAATATGAATAACACCCTGTTCTTATAAAATGTACTTAATTAACCCATTTCTTCCAAGTATCTCCAACAACCAACATTCATCTTATTACTGTTTCCTCTCCACTACCATTAATGTCACTCACTTTCGTTTATGGGttgtcaaataaaataaacgttTACTTCTTTTGTTtcctttttctttcaaatagtctggaaaataataaaatgtataattataattatattgattattttaacCATATCAAAGTAGACCTAACAAAAGACAAAACAGTAGATTACAATTGTTACCGAATGCAATACTGATTTGTAACACGGATTTGTCCGAATTGGACCTCCAGTGATTCCCCTAGTCTTCTTTCTGTTCCACTCGccctgtttgtttgttttttttgcttGGATTCCCACGCAACGCTGGA contains:
- the LOC140059703 gene encoding growth/differentiation factor 8-like isoform X2 is translated as MLPSCMFLLVVINVPLLMACPHHTHESSDEEKLITEVDYENATTPATTACDDCDIDRRKDLQIEMIKASILRKLGMTEPPTFTTKPLPTNPPMLQHLQQFQDIQEERMFADDPDTSDSYAPASIQRILIMATEPPIEINSSDVVCFNVDLQGKDIASAHLWVYVHEAEVVQRTVTRLSVYNIIPATPTSPQKKKLYIEKTISLSTTDGEWQKLDVKHLVKEWIKDRGAGYQYIEIEAEDSSGNDVIVTAVNDRRRPLLDIELTSRKSHMTRSPSKRVCPEGPGRKPCCRHPIVIDFAEIGWDWVLAPRSFKSHYCSGDCSVSFSRFNRHTQLLILNNSPIPCCSARKFSDLKLLFFTENAEILSATIPRLIVNNCSCV
- the LOC140059703 gene encoding growth/differentiation factor 8-like isoform X1, translating into MLPSCMFLLVVINVPLLMACPHHTHESSDEEKLITEVDYENATTPATTACDDCDIDRRKDLQIEMIKASILRKLGMTEPPTFTTKPLPTNPPMLQHLQQFQDIQEERMFADDPDTSDSYAPASIQRILIMATEPPIEINSSDVVCFNVDLQGKDIASAHLWVYVHEAEVVQRTVTRLSVYNIIPATPTSPQKKKLYIEKTISLSTTDGEWQKLDVKHLVKEWIKDRGAGYQYIEIEAEDSSGNDVIVTAVNDRRSPVLSVEFNNQRRHGRSHNKRTLKCHGNSSVCCMQELKIDFKKFGWDWVIAPTSFNANYCKGECPISPVMTSSVSELSWFLSKESAVNRCCSPTKLKPLTMIYSDKNFRFVVDEVPDMIVESCLCN